From the genome of Naumannella halotolerans, one region includes:
- a CDS encoding ABC transporter permease, which produces MSLDLSPAPGAAPAGRRLRRHAITEATLLLRNGEQLLLALVIPLAILVAGWLAGPRIGIGLDLLAPSVLALAVWSTGFTSCAIATGFDRRYQVLERLAASPLGRSGLIIGKSLAVGAVVLGQCALLGVAALCLGWRPVWSTAAFATAAIALLLACVAFVAAALLLAGTLRAEVVLALANVIYMAGLAFGILPIGTPGWLAFTGWLPTGALGGVFRAASLGYADLTGAAVLAGWALILVLITRKAFRWTS; this is translated from the coding sequence ATGAGCCTCGACCTGTCCCCCGCACCCGGTGCCGCACCGGCCGGCCGCCGCCTGCGCCGGCACGCGATCACCGAGGCCACCTTGTTGCTGCGCAATGGTGAACAACTCTTGCTGGCCCTGGTGATCCCGCTCGCCATCCTGGTCGCCGGCTGGTTGGCCGGTCCGCGGATCGGGATCGGCCTGGACCTGCTCGCACCGTCGGTGCTGGCCCTGGCGGTCTGGTCGACCGGTTTCACCTCCTGTGCGATCGCCACCGGTTTCGACCGCCGCTACCAGGTGCTGGAGCGGCTGGCCGCCTCGCCACTGGGCCGCAGCGGACTGATCATCGGCAAATCGCTCGCGGTCGGCGCGGTGGTCCTCGGCCAGTGCGCGCTGCTGGGGGTCGCCGCCCTGTGTCTGGGCTGGCGACCGGTCTGGTCCACGGCCGCCTTCGCCACCGCCGCGATCGCCCTGTTGCTGGCCTGTGTCGCCTTCGTCGCGGCCGCCCTCCTGTTGGCCGGCACCTTGCGCGCCGAGGTCGTGCTGGCACTGGCCAATGTGATCTACATGGCCGGACTGGCCTTCGGGATCCTGCCGATCGGCACCCCGGGCTGGCTGGCCTTCACCGGTTGGCTGCCGACCGGTGCCCTCGGCGGGGTCTTCCGGGCCGCCTCGCTGGGGTACGCCGACCTGACCGGTGCCGCGGTGCTGGCCGGCTGGGCCCTGATTCTCGTCCTGATCACCCGGAAGGCATTTCGATGGACCTCCTGA
- a CDS encoding helix-turn-helix transcriptional regulator, which yields MPTLQHLDPAAQPVAGTDGETDASTRHRVARSILEHGPSTAGELAERLNVTPAAIRRHLSALIASGELSSAERRVRGQRGRGRPAKVFSLTDTGRSGFSQAYDELAVGALRALEATGGPAAVKAFARERIREVEQRFAEQLDRRTDRSPGEILAEVLTDHGYVASVEPAHGGEQLCQHHCPIASVAEKFPELCEAETQAFADLLGVHVQRLATIADGDGVCTTNIPDLPRTIPTRKAAR from the coding sequence ATGCCCACCTTGCAGCATCTGGACCCGGCCGCACAGCCCGTTGCGGGTACGGATGGGGAGACCGACGCCTCCACCCGCCACCGGGTGGCACGTTCGATCTTGGAGCACGGCCCGTCGACGGCCGGTGAGCTGGCCGAACGGCTGAACGTGACCCCGGCGGCGATTCGTCGCCACCTCTCGGCGCTGATCGCCTCCGGTGAGCTCAGCTCGGCCGAACGCCGGGTCCGTGGCCAACGCGGTCGTGGTCGCCCGGCCAAGGTGTTCTCGCTGACCGACACCGGTCGTTCCGGTTTCTCCCAGGCCTACGACGAGTTGGCGGTGGGCGCCCTGCGTGCCCTGGAGGCCACCGGCGGACCGGCAGCGGTCAAGGCCTTCGCCCGGGAGCGGATTCGTGAGGTGGAGCAGCGCTTCGCCGAGCAACTCGACCGGCGGACCGATCGCAGTCCCGGTGAGATCCTCGCCGAGGTGCTCACCGACCACGGGTACGTGGCCTCGGTCGAACCGGCCCACGGCGGGGAGCAGCTGTGTCAGCACCACTGCCCGATCGCCTCGGTCGCCGAGAAGTTTCCCGAGCTCTGCGAGGCCGAGACCCAGGCCTTCGCCGATCTTCTGGGTGTGCATGTCCAACGCCTCGCCACCATCGCCGATGGTGACGGGGTCTGTACGACCAATATCCCCGACCTGCCCCGAACAATCCCGACCAGGAAGGCTGCACGATGA
- a CDS encoding ABC transporter ATP-binding protein — protein MSTDTPAVLRARGLRVEFGTTVALDDLDLSMSGHRIQVLLGPNGAGKTTLLRCLTGLLDPTSGQVELFGRSPARALAAGRVGVMPQRTAAWSGIRPVELLRYLADLHAHPLPVDDLAAELGIDDFARTPYRRLSGGQQQALNLAGAIIGRPELVLLDEPTAGMDVHLRRRVFGLIRQLRDSGVSVLLTTHDMDEAARLADRITIIDRGRVSAEGTLAELTGGSGDLEEVFVSLTTPGGVG, from the coding sequence GTGTCGACCGATACCCCCGCTGTGCTGCGCGCCCGCGGCCTGCGCGTGGAGTTCGGTACGACCGTTGCCCTGGACGACCTCGACCTGTCGATGTCCGGGCACCGGATCCAGGTCCTGCTCGGCCCCAACGGTGCGGGCAAGACGACCTTGCTCCGTTGCCTCACCGGGTTGCTCGACCCGACATCGGGGCAGGTCGAACTGTTCGGCCGCTCCCCGGCCCGGGCGCTGGCCGCCGGTCGGGTGGGCGTGATGCCGCAACGGACCGCCGCCTGGTCCGGGATCCGCCCTGTGGAGCTGCTGCGCTACCTGGCCGATCTGCATGCGCACCCACTGCCGGTGGACGACCTCGCCGCGGAGCTGGGCATCGACGACTTCGCCCGTACCCCGTACCGCCGATTGTCCGGCGGTCAGCAGCAGGCGCTGAACCTGGCCGGGGCGATCATCGGCCGCCCGGAGCTCGTGCTGCTCGACGAACCGACCGCCGGCATGGATGTGCACCTGCGTCGACGGGTCTTCGGACTGATCCGGCAACTGCGGGACAGCGGAGTCTCGGTGCTGCTCACCACCCATGACATGGATGAGGCGGCCCGGCTGGCGGACCGGATCACGATCATCGACCGCGGCCGGGTGAGCGCCGAGGGAACCCTGGCCGAGCTGACCGGAGGCAGCGGCGACCTGGAGGAAGTGTTCGTCTCACTCACCACGCCGGGAGGGGTCGGATGA
- a CDS encoding COX15/CtaA family protein has protein sequence MDLLKRLFGARTMLFWAIATLVVQSGIIVTGATVRLTGSGLGCPTWPRCTDESYLPHAELGWHGVIEFGNRLLTFVLIIVAFATFFAAVATRRSGHPRGVKIRNLSIAIALGVPLQAVVGGITVLTGLDPNIVSPHLLLSVVLVALSTWLLVTVVGAARQPVGPIALWLVRLVALGLVLAIWLGTVVTGAGPHSGDAGAHRNGLDIEVVARLHSASVWPVVIGTVILVAWLRSRAAITLLCVLLLQGLVGYLQYFNGLPVGLVILHMIGIPLCTAAGVWMLLSVRQRSAPVREPIPSDEHAAPRT, from the coding sequence ATGGACCTCCTGAAGCGTCTGTTCGGCGCCCGCACGATGCTCTTCTGGGCGATCGCCACCTTGGTCGTCCAGTCCGGGATCATCGTCACCGGGGCCACGGTGCGACTGACCGGTTCGGGCCTGGGCTGCCCCACCTGGCCGCGCTGCACCGACGAGTCGTACCTGCCCCACGCAGAACTCGGTTGGCACGGGGTGATCGAGTTCGGCAACCGATTGTTGACCTTCGTCCTGATCATCGTCGCCTTCGCCACCTTCTTCGCCGCGGTCGCCACCCGGCGCAGCGGTCATCCGCGGGGAGTGAAGATCCGCAACCTGTCGATCGCGATCGCGCTCGGTGTGCCGCTGCAGGCGGTGGTCGGCGGCATCACCGTGCTCACCGGGCTGGACCCGAACATCGTCTCCCCACACCTCCTGCTCTCGGTGGTCCTGGTGGCACTGTCGACCTGGCTGCTGGTGACGGTGGTCGGCGCTGCCCGGCAGCCGGTGGGTCCGATCGCCCTGTGGTTGGTACGGCTGGTCGCCCTCGGCCTGGTACTGGCGATCTGGCTGGGCACCGTGGTCACCGGTGCGGGACCGCACTCCGGTGACGCCGGCGCCCACCGCAACGGCCTGGACATCGAGGTCGTGGCCAGGTTGCACTCGGCCTCGGTCTGGCCGGTGGTGATCGGCACCGTCATCCTGGTCGCCTGGTTGCGCAGCCGGGCAGCGATCACCTTGTTGTGCGTGCTGCTGTTGCAGGGGCTGGTCGGTTACCTGCAGTACTTCAACGGGCTACCGGTCGGGTTGGTGATCCTGCACATGATCGGGATCCCCCTGTGCACGGCCGCCGGGGTGTGGATGCTGCTCAGTGTGCGGCAGCGCAGTGCACCCGTCCGCGAGCCGATCCCCAGCGATGAGCACGCAGCCCCCCGTACCTGA
- the tkt gene encoding transketolase, translating into MTSSLKLPADWSDLDAKAIDTARLLAADAVQKVGNGHPGTAMSLAPAAYLLFQQYLKSNPASPTWAGRDRFVLSAGHSSLTLYIQLFLAGYGLELEDLKALRTWGSRTPGHPEYGHTDGVETTTGPLGQGVGNAVGMAMAARRERGLFDPDTPTGESIFDHHIYAIASDGDLEEGVSNEASSLAATQRLGNLTLIYDQNAISIEDDVDIAFTEDVAGRYEALGWHVQTVDWTNNGTGYTEDVVALQAALDEARSVTDKPSFIALKTVIGWPAPTLRGTGKAHGAALGEEEVAATKEVLGFDPSKTFEVDPAVLEHTRSQAGERGAKLEADWQLAFEQWRTANPDRAALFDRISKRELPEGWDAELPSWDADEKGIATRKASSAVLQSFKNLPEIWGGSADLAESNNTTIEGEPSFLPSDRQTKMWSGGPFGRTLHFGVREHAMGSILNGICLHGGTRPYGGTFLIFSDYMRPPVRLAALMNLPTTYVWTHDSIGLGEDGPTHQPIEQLAALRAIPGLDVIRPADANETAVAWRTLLAQNNRPSGLALTRQNLPVFPRGTEGFAEASEAAKGGYTLIDAEGGEPDVILIATGSEVQLAVKARTQLAAEGIQARVVSMPCMEWFDAQDDAYRESVLPNSVRARVSVEAGVAEGWYRLVGDFGKTVSLDHYGASADQATLFEKFGFTPERVTAAAKESLAAAETGKFQLERAAFGAVRPVDPNA; encoded by the coding sequence ATGACGAGTTCTCTCAAGCTTCCCGCCGATTGGTCCGATCTGGACGCCAAGGCGATCGACACCGCGCGGCTGCTGGCCGCAGACGCCGTGCAGAAGGTCGGCAACGGGCACCCCGGCACCGCGATGAGTCTCGCGCCGGCGGCCTACCTGCTGTTCCAGCAGTACCTGAAGTCCAACCCCGCATCGCCGACCTGGGCTGGTCGTGATCGGTTCGTGCTGTCGGCCGGCCACTCCTCGCTGACCCTCTACATCCAGCTCTTCCTGGCCGGGTACGGTCTCGAACTCGAGGACCTGAAGGCCCTGCGTACCTGGGGTTCGCGTACCCCCGGGCACCCCGAGTACGGCCACACCGACGGGGTGGAGACCACCACCGGCCCGCTCGGCCAGGGCGTGGGCAATGCCGTGGGCATGGCCATGGCCGCCCGCCGTGAGCGGGGCCTGTTCGATCCCGACACACCGACCGGGGAGTCGATCTTCGACCACCACATCTACGCCATCGCCTCCGACGGCGACCTGGAGGAGGGTGTCTCCAACGAGGCCTCCTCGCTGGCCGCCACCCAGCGTCTGGGCAACCTGACCCTGATCTACGACCAGAACGCGATCTCGATCGAGGACGATGTCGACATCGCCTTCACCGAGGACGTCGCCGGCCGGTACGAGGCCCTGGGATGGCACGTGCAGACCGTCGACTGGACGAACAACGGCACCGGGTACACCGAGGACGTGGTGGCCCTGCAGGCCGCCTTGGACGAGGCCAGGTCGGTCACCGACAAGCCGAGCTTCATCGCCCTCAAGACCGTCATCGGATGGCCTGCGCCGACCCTGCGCGGAACCGGCAAGGCACACGGTGCGGCACTCGGCGAGGAGGAGGTCGCGGCGACCAAGGAGGTCCTCGGTTTCGATCCGTCCAAGACCTTCGAGGTCGACCCGGCGGTGCTGGAGCACACCCGCAGCCAGGCCGGCGAGCGTGGCGCGAAGCTGGAGGCCGACTGGCAGTTGGCCTTCGAGCAGTGGCGCACGGCCAACCCGGACCGGGCCGCACTGTTCGACCGGATCTCCAAGCGCGAGCTCCCCGAGGGCTGGGACGCCGAGCTGCCGAGCTGGGACGCCGACGAGAAGGGCATCGCCACCCGCAAGGCCTCCAGCGCCGTGCTCCAGTCGTTCAAGAACCTGCCCGAGATCTGGGGCGGCTCGGCCGACCTGGCCGAGTCCAACAACACCACCATCGAGGGCGAGCCCTCGTTCCTGCCCTCGGACCGGCAGACCAAGATGTGGTCGGGCGGGCCGTTCGGCCGTACCCTGCACTTCGGTGTCCGCGAGCACGCCATGGGCTCGATCCTGAACGGCATCTGTCTGCACGGCGGCACCCGTCCCTACGGTGGCACCTTCCTGATCTTCTCCGACTACATGCGCCCGCCGGTGCGGCTGGCGGCGCTGATGAACCTGCCGACCACCTATGTCTGGACCCATGACTCGATCGGTCTGGGCGAGGACGGACCCACCCATCAGCCGATCGAGCAGCTGGCCGCACTGCGGGCGATCCCCGGACTGGACGTGATCCGGCCCGCCGATGCCAACGAGACGGCCGTCGCCTGGCGCACCCTGCTGGCGCAGAACAACCGCCCTTCCGGTTTGGCCCTGACCCGGCAGAACCTGCCGGTCTTCCCGCGCGGCACCGAGGGCTTCGCCGAAGCCTCCGAGGCAGCCAAGGGTGGCTACACCTTGATCGACGCCGAGGGTGGTGAGCCGGATGTGATCCTGATCGCGACCGGTTCGGAGGTCCAGTTGGCCGTCAAGGCGCGGACCCAGCTCGCCGCCGAAGGCATCCAGGCCCGAGTGGTGTCGATGCCGTGCATGGAATGGTTCGACGCCCAGGACGATGCCTACCGCGAGTCGGTGCTGCCGAACTCGGTACGGGCCCGAGTGAGCGTCGAGGCCGGCGTCGCCGAGGGTTGGTACCGGCTGGTCGGTGACTTCGGCAAGACCGTCAGCCTGGACCACTACGGCGCCAGCGCCGACCAGGCGACGCTGTTCGAGAAGTTCGGGTTCACTCCCGAACGCGTCACGGCTGCCGCCAAGGAATCGCTCGCAGCCGCGGAAACAGGCAAGTTCCAGCTCGAGCGGGCCGCCTTCGGTGCGGTTCGCCCGGTCGATCCGAACGCCTGA
- a CDS encoding heme o synthase: MSHLDATERSAQVAVDRPATSTRDVVKAYAALTKPRIIELLLITTIPAMFLAQRGIPPLGLVAVTLVGGFFAAASANVFNCILDRDIDQQMRRTRRRPMARHEVTPENATIFGGILGILSAVVLWAGANPLSAVLALTANAFYVFIYTLWLKRSTSQNIVWGGIAGCFPPLIGWTAVTGSVSLTPILLFAIVFFWTPPHTWALAFRYREDYKAAGVPMLPVVMSAPKVALRILLYSIATVAVSLAVWPVAGTGWVYPAVAGAAGAVFLIEAVLLLVRARAGKTDAELKPMRLFHWSNSYLAVLFLAAAIDPVIFG; encoded by the coding sequence GTGTCTCATCTTGATGCGACCGAGCGTTCGGCGCAGGTCGCGGTCGATCGCCCGGCAACGAGTACCCGGGACGTGGTGAAGGCCTATGCCGCCTTGACCAAGCCCCGGATCATCGAACTGCTGTTGATCACGACCATCCCGGCAATGTTCCTCGCCCAGCGCGGCATCCCGCCGCTCGGCCTGGTGGCGGTCACCCTGGTCGGCGGCTTCTTCGCCGCGGCCAGTGCGAATGTCTTCAACTGCATCCTGGACCGTGACATCGACCAGCAGATGCGGCGTACCCGTCGGCGACCGATGGCTCGCCATGAGGTGACTCCGGAGAATGCCACGATCTTCGGCGGCATCCTCGGCATCCTGTCGGCCGTCGTGCTCTGGGCCGGGGCGAACCCGCTGAGTGCGGTGCTGGCACTGACCGCCAATGCGTTCTACGTCTTCATCTACACCCTGTGGCTCAAGCGCAGCACCTCGCAGAACATCGTCTGGGGCGGCATCGCCGGGTGTTTCCCGCCGCTGATCGGCTGGACCGCCGTCACCGGGTCGGTGAGCCTGACCCCGATCCTGCTGTTCGCGATCGTCTTCTTCTGGACCCCACCGCACACCTGGGCGCTGGCCTTCCGGTACCGCGAGGACTACAAGGCCGCCGGGGTGCCGATGCTGCCGGTGGTGATGAGTGCGCCGAAGGTCGCGCTGCGGATCCTGCTCTACAGCATCGCCACCGTCGCGGTGTCGCTGGCCGTCTGGCCCGTCGCCGGAACCGGCTGGGTGTACCCGGCGGTCGCCGGCGCCGCCGGTGCGGTCTTCCTGATCGAGGCCGTGCTGCTGTTGGTCCGGGCCCGGGCCGGGAAGACCGACGCCGAGCTGAAGCCGATGCGCCTGTTCCACTGGTCGAACTCCTACTTGGCGGTGCTGTTCCTGGCCGCGGCGATCGATCCGGTCATCTTCGGCTGA
- a CDS encoding threonine/serine ThrE exporter family protein: MPSRFRDDTTSDLGFTDQAMEQVAVNRALDLALRIGELLLGNGASSLDTVLGMRTVTRAAGLRGAQVDITLTTIMISYQGSIDQVPVTRVHYVPHRDLDYSVLERIEQILRDLRAGRTSLAGARLRVDDTYNRPGRYPQWVRMLATVVMGAGVGWLLGGSWLVILIAGIAAALIEMITEFFQRSGIPRFFSYVTGGFLATVAAALLRFAAPSHSSSLLIAAMIIVLLAGMTIVTAVQDALVGYLVTSGARGLDAALTTIGIVAGVALGLGVANHLGVVMAVASYTPPNLSDLFTGIPAAALVVVGFAVSCSLPRRGWAAVAALGSLGTAVSVIAAQSGSLFGVAAGAVAIGLVAAPLADWLRLPTLILIIPALVPLLPGLRLYRGLYLLSQGYIDGWARVVEAVSIAIALAAGVLLGEYLASPLRRLTTRKLSIT; encoded by the coding sequence ATGCCCAGTCGCTTCCGTGACGACACCACCTCCGATCTCGGGTTCACCGATCAGGCGATGGAGCAGGTCGCGGTCAACCGGGCACTCGACCTGGCACTGCGGATCGGTGAGCTGTTGTTGGGCAATGGTGCGAGTTCGTTGGACACGGTGCTGGGGATGCGTACGGTCACCCGGGCGGCCGGTCTGCGCGGTGCCCAGGTCGACATCACCTTGACCACGATCATGATCAGCTACCAGGGCAGCATCGATCAGGTGCCGGTCACCCGGGTGCACTACGTCCCTCACCGCGATCTGGACTACTCGGTGCTGGAGCGGATCGAGCAGATCCTGCGCGATCTGCGTGCCGGTCGCACCAGCCTGGCCGGTGCCCGGTTGCGGGTCGACGACACCTACAACCGCCCCGGGCGTTACCCGCAATGGGTACGGATGCTGGCAACGGTGGTGATGGGTGCCGGTGTCGGCTGGCTGCTGGGTGGCAGCTGGTTGGTCATCCTGATCGCCGGAATCGCGGCGGCGCTGATCGAGATGATCACCGAGTTCTTCCAGCGCTCGGGCATCCCGCGGTTCTTCTCCTATGTCACCGGTGGTTTCCTGGCCACCGTGGCGGCGGCGCTGCTCCGGTTCGCCGCCCCATCGCACTCCTCCTCGTTGCTGATCGCCGCCATGATCATCGTGTTGCTGGCGGGGATGACGATCGTCACCGCCGTCCAGGATGCGCTGGTCGGCTATCTGGTGACCTCCGGCGCCCGCGGACTCGATGCCGCCCTGACCACCATCGGCATCGTCGCCGGGGTCGCACTCGGGCTGGGGGTGGCCAACCATCTGGGCGTGGTGATGGCCGTCGCCTCCTACACCCCACCGAACCTCAGCGACCTGTTCACCGGGATACCGGCCGCCGCCCTGGTCGTGGTCGGCTTCGCGGTGTCCTGTTCACTGCCCCGGCGCGGTTGGGCCGCAGTGGCTGCGCTGGGCAGCCTGGGCACCGCGGTCTCGGTGATCGCCGCCCAGTCGGGCTCCCTGTTCGGGGTCGCCGCCGGCGCCGTGGCGATCGGGCTGGTCGCCGCCCCGCTGGCCGACTGGCTGCGGCTGCCGACGCTGATCCTGATCATTCCGGCACTGGTGCCACTGCTCCCCGGTCTCCGTCTGTACCGCGGGCTTTACCTGCTGTCGCAGGGTTACATCGACGGCTGGGCCCGGGTCGTCGAGGCGGTCTCCATCGCCATCGCCCTGGCCGCCGGGGTGCTGTTGGGTGAGTACCTCGCCAGCCCGCTGCGACGACTGACGACCAGGAAGCTCAGCATCACCTGA